In Acidobacteriota bacterium, the sequence CCCCTTCGGCGAGCGGTCGACGGCGGGGAAGATTTTCGGCGCCAGCGGCGGTGTGATGGAGGCGGCGGTCCGCACGGCCCACTTCCTCCTCACCGGAAAGGAGCCGGCCCGGCTGGAGGTGCAGCCGCTGCGCGGCATGAAGGGGGCCAAGGAGATCCGGGCCAAAATCGGCGGCCTGGAGGTCGGGGCCGCCGTCGTCAGCGGGCTGGGGAACGCGCGCCGGCTGCTGGAGGAGATCCGGGCGGGGAGGAAGGACCTGCACTTCGTCGAGTTCATGACCTGCCCCGGGGGGTGCATCAACGGCGGCGGCCAGCCGATCGGGTCCGACCCGGACGCGGCGCGCGCGCGGATGCAGGCGCTGTACCGGATCGACCAGAGCGAATCCGGGCGCGTCAGCCACAAGAACACGCAGGTCGCGAGGCTCTACGAGGAGTTCCTGGGCAAGCCGCTCGGGAAGAAAAGCCACCAACTCCTCCATACACAATACAACGCCAGGGATATACTATAGAGCTTCCGCGCGACGGGTGCGGGACCGGGAGCCCCGGAGATGCCGGGCAAGGGAGAGGACGAGAGTGAAAAAGAAGATACTGGTCGTGGACGATGATTTCGATCTCCTCGAACAAATGACGGTGATCCTGACGGCCGCGGGATACGAAGTCGCGGGCGCGGAGGGGCGCGCGGCGGCCGAGGAGAAGCTGCTCGGGTTCAAGCCGGACCTGGCCATCCTCGATCTGATGATGGAGGAGAAGGATTCCGGCTTCGTGCTCAGCCACCAGATTCACAACCTGTACCCCGGCACGCCCCTCATCCTGCTGACGGCCGTCGCCGGGGCCACGGGGCTGTCCTTCTCGGCGCTCTACCCGGAGGCGCAGTCGTGGATCAAGGTGGACCGGATCCTGGACAAGCCGGTGCGGCCGGAGCAGTTGAGGTCGGAGGTGCGCCGGCTGCTGCGGGAACCCGCCGCCGACGCGGCGGGCGGCCACACATAGAGCGGGCGCCCGCCCCGCGGCGGGCAGGCCGGAACCTGGGGGAACCGACATGCAGGCGGCTTGTTTCGTACAGACGATCAGGGAGCGCTGCCGCGTATGTTACACGTGCGTGCGCGAGTGCCCCGCCAAAGCCATCGGCATCTCCGACGGCCAGGCCCGCGTGATCCCCGAACGCTGCATAGGGTGCGGCAACTGCGCCCGGGTGTGCAGCCAGGGGGCCAAGCAGGTGCTCGACGGGACCCGTGACGTGGCCGAGCTGCTCGGAAGCCACGGCGCGGTGGCCGCCGTCATCGCCCCCAGTTTCGCCGCCGAGTTCGAGGAATGCCCCCCCGAGGCCGTCGTCGGGATGGTGCGCGCCCTGGGCTTCCGCCACGTTCACGAGGTCGGGTTCGGCGCCGATCTCGTGGCCCGGGGATACCGGGAGCTGCTCGAGAGTTCCCCCGGCAACCGCTACATCGCCTCCACCTGCCCGGCGCTGGTCGGGTACGTCGAAAGGTACTATCCCGACCTGGTCCCCAGGCTGGCACCCATCGTCTCCCCGATGGTGGCGACCGCGCGCGTGCTCCGGACTCTCTACGGCCCCGGGGTCCCGGTCGTGTTCATCGGGCCCTGCATCGCCAAGAAGGGGGAGGCGGCCGGGCAGGAGGTGGAGGGCGAGGTCGCCGCGGTGCTGACGTTCGCCGAGTTCCGCCAGATGCTCTCGAGCGCCGGGATCACGCCCGGCGCGGTGGCTCCGGGGGATTTCGATCCCCCCTGGAGCGGTCCCGGGGGCCTTTTCCCCATCAGCCGGGGATTGCTGCAGGCGGCCGATATCCGGGAAGACCTGATGCAGGGCGAGATCATGGCCACCGACGGGCGGACCAATTTCGTCGAAGCGATCCAGGCGGCCGAATCCAACAGCCTGGACGTGCGCCTGCTCGAGGTCCTCTGCTGCAACGGCTGCATCATGGGGGCGGGCATGACGGTCGACACCACCCTGTTCTGGCGCCGGAACCTGGTGGGCCGGTACGTCAAGAACCGCTGGCGGGGGGAGCGGCAGGATCGGTGGGAGTCCGACATGGAGCGCTTCGGCGACGTCGACCTCGCGCGCAGGTTCACCCCCTACGACCAGCGCATCGCGCAGCCCTCACGGGAGGAGGTGACGGCCATCCTCGCGCGCATGGGGAAGCTCAGGCCGGAGGACGAACTCAACTGCGGCGCGTGCGGCTACGACACCTGCGTCGAGCACGCCATCGCCATCCACCGGCACCTGGCCGAAACCGAGATGTGCCTGCCGTACACCATCGAGAAGCTCCGGGACACCAACCAGCAGCTCGAGGAGTCCCACGAGCAGCTGGTCAGCACGCAGGAAGCGCTGATGCACTCCGAAAGGCTCGCCAGTATGGGGCAGCTGGCCGCCGGGGTGGCCCACGAGGTCAACAACCCTCTCGGCATCGTCCTGATGCACGCCCACATGCTGCTCGAGGAGGCCGGGGAGAAGACGGAGTGGAAGGAAGACCTCGACATGATCGCGGAGCAGGCGGACCGCTGCAAGAAGATCGTGATGCGGCTGCTCCACTTCGCCCGCCAGAACAAGGCGGTCCTGCGGACGGTGGACCTCGGCGAACTGCTGCGGCACGCGGTCAAGGCCTACCCCTTTCCCGCCCATATCCAGGCGCGGGTGGAGACCCCGATCGAGGACCCCGTGGTCGACCTCGACCCCGACCAGATCAACCAGGTCCTGACCAACCTGTTCGGCAACGCCTGCGACGCGATGCCGGACGGCGGGGCCGTCCTGGTGACCGCCGAAGGGGACGCGGACGGGGTCCGCTTCTCCGTCGCCGACACCGGCATCGGGGTGCCGAAGGACAACCAGTCCAAGATCTTCGAGCCCTTCTTCACCACCAAGCAGATCGGGAAGGGGACCGGGCTGGGGCTTGCCGTTAC encodes:
- a CDS encoding response regulator, which gives rise to MKKKILVVDDDFDLLEQMTVILTAAGYEVAGAEGRAAAEEKLLGFKPDLAILDLMMEEKDSGFVLSHQIHNLYPGTPLILLTAVAGATGLSFSALYPEAQSWIKVDRILDKPVRPEQLRSEVRRLLREPAADAAGGHT
- a CDS encoding 4Fe-4S binding protein, giving the protein MQAACFVQTIRERCRVCYTCVRECPAKAIGISDGQARVIPERCIGCGNCARVCSQGAKQVLDGTRDVAELLGSHGAVAAVIAPSFAAEFEECPPEAVVGMVRALGFRHVHEVGFGADLVARGYRELLESSPGNRYIASTCPALVGYVERYYPDLVPRLAPIVSPMVATARVLRTLYGPGVPVVFIGPCIAKKGEAAGQEVEGEVAAVLTFAEFRQMLSSAGITPGAVAPGDFDPPWSGPGGLFPISRGLLQAADIREDLMQGEIMATDGRTNFVEAIQAAESNSLDVRLLEVLCCNGCIMGAGMTVDTTLFWRRNLVGRYVKNRWRGERQDRWESDMERFGDVDLARRFTPYDQRIAQPSREEVTAILARMGKLRPEDELNCGACGYDTCVEHAIAIHRHLAETEMCLPYTIEKLRDTNQQLEESHEQLVSTQEALMHSERLASMGQLAAGVAHEVNNPLGIVLMHAHMLLEEAGEKTEWKEDLDMIAEQADRCKKIVMRLLHFARQNKAVLRTVDLGELLRHAVKAYPFPAHIQARVETPIEDPVVDLDPDQINQVLTNLFGNACDAMPDGGAVLVTAEGDADGVRFSVADTGIGVPKDNQSKIFEPFFTTKQIGKGTGLGLAVTYGIVKMHRGDITMVSNSDPSAGPTGTQFTVRLPRRSRDE